CTGGCCATCACCTGGCAGAAGGCCTGCCCGTGCGGCAGCAGCGCGGCGTCCGCCGGCGTCCACGACGCCCGCAGCTCCAGGTCGTCGGTGCGCGCCGGGCCGGAGATGTCGCCGAAGCGGGCCGACGACGTCTCGGTCACCGTGCCGCCGAGGGCCTTCCAGCTCGCGCCCGACACCTCGAGCGCGTCGGTGAGCCACGACCAGCCCACCCCGGGCAGGAAGGGATCGGTGGCCAGTTCGCGGTCGAGCTCCGCGCGCACGTACATGACGAGACGCAGCACGCCGTCCCAGCCGTCCTGGCCGTCCGGGTCGTGCAGCAGGACCAGCCGGCCCGAGGCCAGCACGTCGGCGGGGCCGGCCACTTCGCAGCTGACCGCGTACGACCACGGCGCGAGCCGCTGCGGCGGGCGCATCGGCTCCAGCAGCACCTCCCGGCGGGGCCGGACGGACTGCAGCGCCGCGACTGCTTCGCGGAAGAGCTCGGGCACTGGCGTCATCGCGGTCACGCATCGACTTTAAGGCGGGCACGCCCTGTTGCGGGCGCAGGCGCGCCGAGAGAACGGCCCGTCCGGGCACGTGGCACGATTGCGGCGATGTCTCCGACCACGCCCTTGCCGCCCTTGCCGCAGCCAACTGCCACGTCCGGCCGCCGCGAGCTGCCCGAAGCCCCGTTCCTGGCCGCAGCGCGCGGCGAACGCCCGGCGCGCACGCCCGTCTGGTTCATGCGCCAGGCCGGTCGTTCGCTGCCCGAGTACCGCGCCCTCCGCGAGGGCGTGCCGATGCTCGACGCCTGCTTCGACCCCGAGATGCTCGCCGAGATCACGCTGCAGCCGGTCCGCCGCCACGGCGTCGACGCCGCGATCCTGTTCAGCGACATCGTGGTGCCGCTCAAGGCCGCCGGGGTCGACATCGACATCGTGCCCGGCACCGGCCCGGTGGCCGCCGCGCCGGTGCGCGACCTCGCCGCCGTGAAAGCGCTGCCGGAGCTGGAGATCGACCAGGTCTCGAAGGTCGCCGACGGCGTCCGGCTGCTCGTCGAGCGGCTCGGCGGGACCCCGCTGATCGGCTTCGCCGGCGCGCCGTTCACGCTGGCCAGCTACCTCATCGAGGGCGGCCCGAGCCGCAACCACGAGCACACCAAGGCGCTCATGCACTCCGAACCGGCGCTGTGGCACGAGCTGGCCGGGCGGCTGGCCGACGTCGCGCTGACGTTCCTGCGGGCGCAGCTCGACGCCGGCGTCGACGCGATCCAGCTGTTCGACTCCTGGGCCGGCGCGCTGTCCGAGCGGGACTACCGCGAGTTCGTGCTGCCGCATTCGGCGAAGGTCCTCGAAGGCGTCGCGTCCTACGGCGTGCCGCGGATCCACTTCGGCGTCGGCACGGGCGAGCTCCTCGCCGCGATGCGCGACGCGGGCGCCGACGTCGTCGGCGTCGACTGGCGGATCCCCCTGGACGAGGCGGTGCGGCGCCTCGGCGGGAAGGCGATCGTCCAGGGCAACCTCGACCCGGCGCTGCTGCACGCGTCCTGGCCGGTGCTGGAGGCCGAGGTCCGGCGGATCGTCGAAGAAGGCAAGGCGGCCGGTGGCCACATCTTCAACCTCGGCCACGGCGTCCTGCCGGGTGTCGA
This window of the Amycolatopsis balhimycina FH 1894 genome carries:
- a CDS encoding DUF3000 domain-containing protein — translated: MTAMTPVPELFREAVAALQSVRPRREVLLEPMRPPQRLAPWSYAVSCEVAGPADVLASGRLVLLHDPDGQDGWDGVLRLVMYVRAELDRELATDPFLPGVGWSWLTDALEVSGASWKALGGTVTETSSARFGDISGPARTDDLELRASWTPADAALLPHGQAFCQVMASVVGLPPVGVTLFGQRQSS
- the hemE gene encoding uroporphyrinogen decarboxylase, translated to MSPTTPLPPLPQPTATSGRRELPEAPFLAAARGERPARTPVWFMRQAGRSLPEYRALREGVPMLDACFDPEMLAEITLQPVRRHGVDAAILFSDIVVPLKAAGVDIDIVPGTGPVAAAPVRDLAAVKALPELEIDQVSKVADGVRLLVERLGGTPLIGFAGAPFTLASYLIEGGPSRNHEHTKALMHSEPALWHELAGRLADVALTFLRAQLDAGVDAIQLFDSWAGALSERDYREFVLPHSAKVLEGVASYGVPRIHFGVGTGELLAAMRDAGADVVGVDWRIPLDEAVRRLGGKAIVQGNLDPALLHASWPVLEAEVRRIVEEGKAAGGHIFNLGHGVLPGVDPDVLTRVAGLVHEL